Proteins from a genomic interval of Candidatus Nomurabacteria bacterium:
- a CDS encoding ComF family protein gives MLVKSLKFENLYNSSKIISKAILSLVNNVENIEDKNQIIITSAPTAGSRARKRGWDQARIIAKSSAKSKKLKYRQLLIRVSSFDQIGSTKLQRSQESKKFFKPYRKLLIKNSTIILIDDVVTTGSTLNSAASVLKQAGAKEVHALAFARQGLKKVKK, from the coding sequence ATGTTAGTAAAATCACTTAAATTTGAGAATCTTTATAATTCATCAAAAATAATTTCTAAAGCGATATTAAGCTTAGTAAATAATGTTGAAAATATTGAAGATAAAAATCAAATAATCATAACTTCAGCCCCCACTGCAGGCTCTAGAGCTAGAAAAAGGGGCTGGGATCAAGCCCGAATAATCGCAAAGTCTTCGGCAAAAAGTAAGAAACTCAAGTACAGACAACTTCTAATTAGAGTGAGTTCATTCGATCAGATTGGTTCCACTAAATTACAAAGATCGCAAGAATCAAAAAAATTCTTTAAACCTTACAGAAAACTACTTATAAAAAATTCAACTATTATCCTGATTGATGATGTAGTCACGACAGGTTCAACCTTGAATTCGGCAGCCAGTGTTCTAAAACAAGCAGGGGCAAAAGAAGTCCATGCTCTGGCTTTTGCCCGGCAAGGTTTAAAAAAAGTGAAAAAATAA
- a CDS encoding Hsp20/alpha crystallin family protein, whose translation MARRKQVPTNDDSMLLEDDAFGAAFLDEELVLDGDQEPNMDEEPTDVAVVEEEVVELEEEDAQLAVDLYETEDKLILKARVAGVDKSDIDLELNEGVITISGVLSSNDSDEITQYHLQECYWGKFYRQVKFPVPVKEDEESIDAVLDEGVLILTFIKEKTDTAKKIKIS comes from the coding sequence ATGGCTAGAAGAAAACAAGTGCCTACAAACGATGACAGTATGCTGCTAGAAGATGATGCATTTGGCGCAGCTTTTTTAGATGAAGAGTTAGTACTGGATGGCGACCAAGAACCAAATATGGATGAAGAGCCTACTGACGTAGCCGTAGTAGAAGAAGAAGTGGTTGAGCTTGAGGAAGAGGACGCCCAGCTTGCTGTTGACCTTTATGAAACTGAAGATAAGTTAATCTTAAAAGCACGTGTAGCAGGAGTTGATAAGAGCGATATTGATCTTGAGCTCAATGAAGGTGTAATTACAATTAGTGGAGTTTTAAGCAGTAATGATAGTGATGAAATTACTCAATACCATTTACAAGAATGTTACTGGGGTAAGTTCTACAGACAGGTAAAGTTCCCGGTTCCTGTTAAAGAAGATGAGGAATCTATTGATGCAGTACTGGATGAGGGTGTATTAATCCTAACTTTCATCAAAGAAAAAACTGATACTGCAAAAAAGATTAAGATTAGTTAG